The following are from one region of the Actinoplanes sp. L3-i22 genome:
- a CDS encoding CPBP family intramembrane glutamic endopeptidase has translation MTLERQQSTRSAYPVEIAIVLLLSLGQSAIWSVVSLTAKLTADKPLASQTATLNPSYSPRPYLDLTNQLLNIFFDLVPVALAWYLLRRDGLRPGRELGIDYRRPGYDLGWGAGLAAGIGIPGLLLVYAALQLGLSAQIVPSGLKPYWWTVPVLILAAIQNAILEEVLVVGYLITRLQQIGRLSMPLIILCSAVLRGSYHLYQGFGGFIGNVVMGIVFALFYLRTKRVMPLIVAHSLLDITAFVGYDLLPDSWLSWLEYHP, from the coding sequence GTGACCCTTGAGCGACAGCAGTCCACCCGATCGGCGTACCCCGTCGAGATAGCCATCGTCCTGCTGCTGTCCCTCGGACAGTCGGCGATCTGGTCGGTCGTCTCGCTGACCGCCAAGCTCACCGCGGACAAACCACTGGCGAGCCAGACCGCGACACTGAACCCGAGTTACTCGCCGCGGCCGTACCTGGACCTGACCAATCAACTGCTGAACATCTTCTTCGACCTGGTGCCGGTCGCGCTCGCCTGGTACCTGCTGCGCCGCGACGGCCTCCGGCCCGGCCGCGAGCTCGGCATCGATTACCGACGCCCCGGCTACGACCTGGGCTGGGGCGCCGGCCTGGCGGCCGGCATCGGCATTCCCGGACTGCTTCTGGTGTACGCCGCACTCCAGCTCGGATTGAGCGCACAGATCGTGCCGAGCGGGTTGAAGCCGTACTGGTGGACGGTCCCGGTTTTGATTCTCGCCGCGATCCAGAACGCGATCCTGGAGGAAGTGCTGGTCGTCGGCTATCTGATCACGCGACTGCAGCAGATCGGCCGGCTGAGCATGCCGCTGATCATCCTGTGCTCGGCGGTGCTGCGCGGGTCGTACCACCTCTACCAGGGCTTCGGCGGCTTCATCGGCAACGTGGTGATGGGCATCGTGTTCGCGCTGTTCTACCTGCGGACGAAACGGGTGATGCCGCTGATCGTGGCGCACAGCCTGCTCGACATCACCGCGTTCGTCGGCTACGACCTGCTCCCCGACTCCTGGCTCAGCTGGCTCGAATACCACCCGTAG
- a CDS encoding globin domain-containing protein — protein sequence MGDLARLLKESWSLVEEHQDKVAGYFYARLFLSHPDLRELFPVHMDVQRTRLLNAIVTSVQTLEDPEKFEDYLRSLGRDHRKFHVVPEHYEVVGGALIEAMRSFAGEQWGVEYDQAWADAYAVIAAKMLAGAEADQNPPYWYGEVVAHERRSRDIAVFTVLPLQPLEYRAGQYLSLEATRYQPRLWRTYSPANAPRRDNTLDFHVRAVGAGWVSSALVRKLRVGDMIKLAAPMGSMTLDRRSTRDAVFVAGGTGLAPIKSLLEELTRYNRTRWVHVFFGAKNREDLYDLADLNRLAARYPWLSVVTACSDDPGFAGEQGDIAEVVARYGPWNEHDFFVSGSGSMVKTTLKKLAELQVPSVRIKYDSFNDQ from the coding sequence ATGGGAGACCTCGCACGCTTGCTCAAGGAGAGCTGGAGTCTCGTCGAGGAGCATCAGGACAAGGTGGCCGGCTACTTCTACGCCCGGTTGTTCCTCTCGCACCCGGACCTGCGCGAGCTCTTCCCGGTCCACATGGACGTGCAGCGGACCCGGTTGCTGAACGCGATCGTGACCTCGGTGCAGACCCTGGAGGATCCCGAGAAGTTCGAGGACTACCTGCGTTCGCTCGGGCGGGACCATCGGAAGTTCCATGTGGTGCCGGAACACTACGAGGTGGTGGGCGGGGCGTTGATCGAGGCGATGCGGTCCTTCGCGGGCGAGCAGTGGGGCGTCGAGTACGACCAGGCGTGGGCCGACGCGTACGCGGTGATCGCCGCGAAGATGCTGGCCGGCGCGGAGGCCGATCAGAATCCGCCGTACTGGTACGGCGAGGTCGTCGCGCACGAGCGCCGGTCCCGGGACATCGCGGTCTTCACCGTGCTGCCGCTGCAGCCGCTGGAGTACCGGGCCGGGCAGTACCTGAGCCTGGAGGCGACCCGCTACCAGCCCCGGCTGTGGCGTACGTACTCCCCGGCGAACGCCCCGCGCCGGGACAACACGCTGGACTTCCACGTCCGGGCGGTGGGTGCAGGCTGGGTGTCCAGCGCCCTGGTCCGCAAGCTGCGGGTCGGCGACATGATCAAGCTGGCCGCCCCGATGGGCTCGATGACCCTGGACCGAAGATCGACCCGGGACGCCGTGTTCGTCGCCGGTGGCACTGGCCTGGCTCCGATCAAGTCGCTGCTGGAAGAGCTGACCCGGTACAACCGGACCCGCTGGGTGCACGTCTTCTTCGGCGCGAAGAACCGCGAGGACCTGTACGACCTGGCCGATCTGAACCGGCTGGCCGCCCGCTATCCCTGGCTCTCGGTGGTGACCGCGTGCAGCGACGACCCGGGGTTCGCCGGCGAGCAGGGTGACATCGCGGAGGTGGTGGCCCGGTACGGCCCGTGGAACGAGCACGACTTCTTCGTCTCCGGCTCGGGCTCCATGGTGAAGACGACCCTGAAGAAGCTGGCCGAGCTGCAGGTCCCGTCGGTCCGGATAAAGTACGACAGCTTCAACGATCAGTAG
- a CDS encoding peptide deformylase, which translates to MTTSPIDRAADQFVSALAQWRVERGMTKKQLAARMGFDPSYVSHVEGRRHKPTEDFARRAEAVLGAGGAIWQRFQEYDELRHARGAMHRDPPVPAQWLPPGTGLVVEREVAELAYIGGGYRCRVSRSLYNAGVEAVTRYLVKIAVDRYPNDPPGSNRHHREHPLTFDDMDVHAVAGEGDAAEPMQWRVKLDRDAAKEIWLLFANDRGQFPLYPGERTTIEYAYTVGEEKWGQWFQRAVRLPTRSLTVRLNFPEHFEPQVWGVEVSLNAEVPVRSPLERRNEGGRAIFEWSTDQPLLNARYRLEWRFRGADAPQFDELAPSEPVLPRASHRMRGIGIIQRGSDLLRQRARHFQLPREAPAARETVTRLLTSLAQLEDLHEFSKGVGLAAPQIGIPVAAAVVRPPERELDPVVLLNPRVVAESRECDEQYEGCLSFFDYRGLVARPLRIEVEHARFDGTRVVTAFERALARLVSHEIDHLEGRLYVDRMDPDAKLVPIAQYQQTGRPWDY; encoded by the coding sequence ATGACCACCTCGCCCATTGACCGGGCCGCAGATCAGTTCGTCTCGGCGCTTGCGCAATGGCGGGTCGAGCGCGGAATGACGAAGAAGCAGCTGGCCGCGCGGATGGGTTTCGACCCCTCCTACGTCAGCCACGTCGAGGGGCGTCGCCACAAGCCGACCGAGGACTTCGCCCGCCGGGCCGAGGCGGTGCTGGGTGCCGGTGGTGCGATCTGGCAGCGCTTCCAGGAGTACGACGAGCTCCGGCACGCCCGCGGGGCGATGCACCGGGACCCACCGGTCCCGGCCCAATGGCTGCCGCCGGGCACCGGCCTGGTGGTCGAACGCGAGGTCGCCGAGCTGGCGTACATCGGCGGGGGCTACCGGTGCCGGGTGAGCCGGTCGCTCTACAACGCCGGCGTCGAGGCGGTGACCCGCTACCTCGTCAAGATCGCCGTCGACCGGTACCCGAACGACCCGCCCGGCTCCAACCGGCACCACCGGGAGCACCCGCTGACGTTCGACGACATGGACGTGCACGCGGTGGCCGGCGAGGGCGACGCGGCCGAGCCGATGCAGTGGCGGGTCAAGCTCGACCGGGACGCGGCCAAGGAGATCTGGCTGCTGTTCGCGAACGACCGGGGCCAGTTCCCGCTCTACCCCGGCGAGCGGACCACGATCGAGTACGCGTACACGGTCGGCGAGGAGAAGTGGGGCCAGTGGTTCCAGCGCGCCGTGCGGCTGCCCACCCGCTCGCTCACCGTGCGCCTGAACTTCCCGGAGCACTTCGAACCCCAGGTCTGGGGCGTCGAGGTCTCGCTGAACGCGGAAGTCCCGGTGCGCAGTCCCCTGGAACGCCGCAACGAGGGAGGTCGCGCCATCTTCGAGTGGTCCACCGATCAGCCTTTGTTGAACGCCCGGTACCGCCTGGAGTGGCGGTTCCGTGGCGCCGACGCGCCGCAATTCGACGAACTCGCGCCCTCCGAGCCGGTCCTGCCACGGGCCTCGCACCGGATGCGCGGCATCGGCATCATCCAGCGCGGGTCCGACCTGCTCCGGCAGCGGGCCCGGCACTTCCAGCTGCCCCGGGAGGCGCCGGCCGCCCGGGAGACCGTCACCCGGCTGCTCACCTCGCTCGCCCAGCTCGAGGACCTGCACGAGTTCAGCAAGGGGGTCGGGCTGGCCGCGCCGCAGATCGGGATCCCGGTGGCGGCCGCCGTGGTCCGCCCGCCGGAACGCGAGCTCGACCCGGTCGTGCTGCTCAACCCGCGGGTGGTCGCCGAGTCCCGGGAGTGCGACGAGCAGTACGAGGGCTGTCTGTCCTTCTTCGACTACCGCGGCCTGGTCGCCCGGCCGTTACGGATCGAGGTGGAGCACGCCCGGTTCGACGGGACCCGGGTGGTGACCGCCTTCGAGCGGGCCCTGGCCCGGCTGGTCAGCCACGAGATCGACCATCTCGAGGGCCGGTTGTACGTGGATCGGATGGACCCGGACGCCAAGTTGGTCCCGATCGCGCAGTACCAGCAGACCGGTCGCCCCTGGGACTACTGA
- a CDS encoding bifunctional 2-polyprenyl-6-hydroxyphenol methylase/3-demethylubiquinol 3-O-methyltransferase UbiG produces MADITGDQRIQSEVLEGLATAVNHRRWFVELALPYLGDNPIEIGSGLGDYAVEWAEHLPRFTATEADPDRLVLLKERMADHSNIEVRQMLLPAQDADGQYSAAVSYNVLEHIEDHVGALRSMRELVRPGGRVIIIVPAFMFAMSQVDIATGHIRRYTKKTLGAAFAEAGLQMEKIHYANALGLIGYYGATSIFKLAPKEGPMVKVYDSVVLPVTKAAERIVRPPFGQSVFAVARTPH; encoded by the coding sequence ATGGCAGACATCACTGGAGACCAGCGGATCCAGTCCGAAGTGCTCGAAGGCCTCGCCACGGCCGTGAACCACCGACGGTGGTTCGTTGAGCTCGCTCTCCCATACCTTGGGGACAACCCCATCGAGATCGGCAGCGGCCTCGGGGATTATGCGGTTGAGTGGGCCGAGCACCTTCCGCGGTTCACCGCGACCGAGGCGGACCCGGATCGACTCGTCCTGCTCAAGGAGCGGATGGCCGACCACTCGAACATCGAGGTCCGGCAGATGCTGCTCCCCGCGCAGGACGCGGACGGGCAGTACAGTGCCGCCGTCTCGTACAACGTGCTCGAGCACATCGAGGACCACGTGGGCGCGCTCCGCAGCATGCGTGAGCTGGTCCGCCCGGGCGGCCGCGTAATCATCATCGTGCCGGCGTTCATGTTCGCGATGAGCCAGGTCGACATCGCCACCGGCCACATCCGGCGGTACACGAAGAAGACCCTGGGCGCCGCGTTCGCCGAGGCGGGCCTGCAGATGGAGAAGATCCACTACGCGAACGCGCTGGGTCTGATCGGCTACTACGGCGCGACCAGCATCTTCAAGCTGGCGCCGAAGGAGGGCCCGATGGTGAAGGTGTACGACTCGGTCGTGCTCCCGGTCACCAAGGCCGCCGAGCGGATCGTCCGGCCGCCGTTCGGCCAGTCGGTCTTCGCCGTGGCGCGCACGCCCCACTGA
- a CDS encoding YbhB/YbcL family Raf kinase inhibitor-like protein encodes MSLDRALAPDPYDLLPEVPSFPVTSTDVADGQPLDELFAHPSVGGKNLSPQLSWSGFPAETRGFVVTCFDPDAPTGSGFWHWVLVNLPSSVTVLDRGADPVPEDGFCVRNDYGERSYGGAAPPPGDRAHRYVFAVHAIDVDALAVTPDATPAYVGFNLAFHTLARATIRPTFEVRG; translated from the coding sequence ATGAGTCTTGACCGAGCTCTGGCCCCCGATCCGTACGATCTTCTGCCGGAGGTCCCGTCCTTCCCGGTGACCAGCACGGATGTGGCGGACGGGCAGCCGCTCGACGAGTTGTTCGCGCACCCCAGCGTCGGCGGGAAGAATCTTTCGCCGCAGCTGTCCTGGTCCGGGTTTCCGGCCGAGACCCGTGGCTTCGTGGTCACCTGTTTCGACCCGGATGCGCCCACCGGCAGCGGCTTCTGGCACTGGGTGCTGGTCAACCTGCCGTCCTCGGTGACCGTTCTCGATCGGGGTGCCGACCCGGTGCCGGAGGACGGTTTCTGCGTCCGGAACGACTACGGCGAGCGGAGTTACGGGGGTGCCGCGCCGCCGCCCGGCGACCGCGCGCACCGCTACGTCTTCGCCGTGCACGCGATCGACGTCGACGCGCTCGCGGTGACGCCGGACGCGACGCCCGCCTACGTCGGCTTCAACCTGGCCTTTCACACGCTGGCCCGGGCGACGATCCGCCCGACCTTCGAGGTCCGTGGCTAG
- a CDS encoding C40 family peptidase gives MQRRSGVVRPAPLAPLRVRPATALPLRRSAPLGTPRRPATRAPQHFQRAERTGRAERSVLRRQAVREQRRVVVAQRRTTVSHRGMVRRSVRRTVERPLRLARGGQMGAVLAYARSQLGKRYVTGGEGRGGFDCSGLTRQAYARAGMRLPHSSRAQAARARNVPRGQAQPGDLVVGPGHVGIYMGRGMMIDAGNHRTGVSYRKVYRGLTVKRIR, from the coding sequence ATGCAGCGCCGGTCCGGCGTGGTCCGGCCCGCGCCACTCGCGCCGTTGCGGGTCCGACCGGCTACGGCCCTGCCGTTGCGCCGCTCGGCGCCGCTCGGCACACCACGACGCCCGGCCACCCGGGCACCCCAGCACTTCCAGCGCGCCGAACGCACCGGCCGTGCCGAACGCAGCGTGCTGCGCCGGCAGGCGGTCCGCGAGCAGCGCCGGGTGGTGGTCGCCCAGCGGCGGACCACCGTGTCGCACCGTGGCATGGTGCGCAGGTCGGTGCGGCGGACCGTGGAACGGCCGCTGCGGCTGGCCCGTGGCGGGCAGATGGGGGCGGTGCTCGCGTATGCCCGGTCGCAGCTCGGCAAGCGGTACGTCACCGGCGGCGAGGGTCGCGGCGGATTCGACTGCTCGGGGCTGACCCGGCAGGCGTACGCGCGGGCCGGGATGCGGCTGCCGCACTCGTCGCGCGCGCAGGCCGCGCGGGCCCGCAACGTCCCGCGGGGGCAGGCCCAGCCGGGCGACCTGGTGGTCGGGCCCGGGCACGTGGGCATCTACATGGGCCGGGGCATGATGATCGACGCCGGGAACCACCGGACCGGGGTGAGCTACCGCAAGGTCTACCGGGGTCTGACGGTCAAGCGGATCCGCTGA
- a CDS encoding DUF4352 domain-containing protein: MTYTPHRATTIRVHDPDDDGVDEWALRWRTRIWVGGGLLAALSLVTFGIWAVATADRPSGGPAVIRGLPPADYHDSAPSGFGLRVRNVRCGVSAIGPEGLEQRADGQFCLLDVRVTNNGTEPELFDSSAQRVYDTAGGAYAVADEAAVFLNDGSPTLLDEIRPGASVNGVLPFDVPKDSQLSELSLRGSGSTPGIRMSLPVAEQ, encoded by the coding sequence GTGACGTACACACCGCACCGTGCCACGACCATCCGGGTGCACGATCCGGATGACGACGGTGTGGACGAGTGGGCGCTGCGCTGGCGGACCCGGATCTGGGTGGGCGGCGGCCTGCTCGCCGCCCTGTCCCTGGTCACCTTCGGGATCTGGGCGGTGGCGACCGCGGATCGCCCGTCCGGCGGCCCGGCGGTGATCCGGGGGCTGCCGCCGGCGGATTACCACGACTCGGCACCCAGTGGATTCGGCCTGCGGGTGCGGAACGTGCGGTGCGGCGTCTCCGCGATCGGCCCGGAAGGGCTGGAACAGCGCGCCGACGGACAGTTCTGTCTGCTCGACGTGCGAGTCACCAACAACGGCACCGAGCCGGAACTGTTCGACAGCTCCGCGCAACGCGTCTACGACACCGCGGGTGGAGCCTACGCCGTTGCCGACGAGGCCGCGGTATTTCTCAACGATGGCAGTCCGACACTGCTCGACGAGATTCGTCCCGGAGCGTCGGTGAACGGCGTGCTGCCCTTCGACGTACCGAAGGATTCCCAGCTCAGCGAGCTGTCGTTGCGCGGTTCCGGATCCACGCCGGGTATCCGGATGTCCCTGCCGGTCGCCGAGCAGTAG
- a CDS encoding NAD(P)H-quinone oxidoreductase has product MRAIVIEDKQLRWAEVPEPEAGAGEVVVEVTAAAVNRADLLQRQGNYPPPPGAPAYPGLECSGVISAVGPGVEGHHVGERVCALLAGGGYAERVAVPAGQLLPIPAGLSLVEAAALPEVACTVWSNTVAHDRLRAGETLLVHGGGSGIGTFAVQLGTALGARVLVTARAAKHERLRALGADVTIDYSEQDFVRVVHDVTDGRGADVVLDIIGAKYLARNIEALATNGRISVIGFQGGTRAELDLGALMAKRGSISSTSLRARPVPEKARIVAGVRDQVWPLVAAGLVKPVIHTTFPLAEAAEAQRVMESSDHLGKLLLLR; this is encoded by the coding sequence ATGCGCGCGATCGTGATCGAGGACAAGCAGCTGCGGTGGGCCGAGGTTCCGGAGCCGGAGGCCGGTGCCGGTGAGGTGGTGGTCGAGGTGACCGCCGCCGCGGTGAACCGGGCTGACCTGCTGCAACGGCAGGGGAACTATCCGCCTCCGCCGGGTGCGCCGGCCTATCCGGGGCTGGAGTGCTCCGGGGTGATCAGCGCGGTCGGGCCGGGTGTCGAGGGCCACCACGTGGGCGAGCGGGTCTGCGCGCTGCTGGCCGGCGGTGGTTATGCGGAGCGGGTTGCCGTGCCGGCCGGTCAGCTGCTTCCGATTCCGGCCGGGTTGTCGCTGGTCGAGGCGGCCGCGCTGCCCGAGGTGGCGTGCACGGTGTGGTCCAACACGGTGGCGCACGACCGGCTGCGGGCCGGCGAGACGTTGCTGGTGCACGGGGGTGGCAGCGGCATCGGCACGTTCGCGGTCCAGTTGGGCACGGCGCTGGGCGCGCGGGTGCTGGTGACCGCGCGAGCGGCGAAACACGAGCGGCTGCGGGCACTCGGCGCCGACGTGACGATCGATTATTCAGAGCAGGATTTTGTACGGGTGGTGCACGACGTCACCGACGGCCGGGGCGCCGATGTGGTGCTCGACATCATCGGCGCGAAGTATCTGGCGCGGAACATCGAGGCCCTCGCGACGAACGGGCGGATCTCGGTGATCGGCTTCCAGGGTGGCACCCGCGCCGAGCTCGACCTGGGCGCGTTGATGGCCAAGCGGGGCAGCATCTCCTCCACCTCGTTGCGGGCCCGCCCGGTGCCGGAGAAGGCCCGGATCGTCGCCGGTGTCCGGGATCAGGTGTGGCCGCTGGTCGCCGCCGGTCTGGTGAAGCCGGTGATCCACACCACGTTCCCGCTCGCCGAGGCGGCCGAGGCGCAGCGGGTGATGGAGTCCAGCGATCACCTCGGAAAGCTGCTTCTGCTCCGCTGA
- the soxR gene encoding redox-sensitive transcriptional activator SoxR has protein sequence METLTIGEMAARSGVAPSALRYYEREGLLHAARTGGNQRRYERADLRRIAFIKIAQQVGVSLDEIRGALAELPENRTPTKADWSRLSSHWRHRLDERIHMMERLRDQLTGCIGCGCLSLQRCSLINPRDRLASRGTGPQMILNPPAADPSAGE, from the coding sequence GTGGAGACCCTCACGATCGGAGAGATGGCGGCCCGCAGCGGGGTGGCGCCGTCGGCGCTGCGCTACTACGAGCGGGAAGGCCTGCTGCACGCCGCCCGGACCGGCGGCAACCAGCGGCGATACGAACGCGCCGACCTCCGCCGGATCGCCTTCATCAAGATCGCCCAGCAGGTCGGGGTGTCGCTCGACGAGATCCGCGGGGCGCTCGCCGAACTGCCGGAGAACCGGACCCCGACGAAGGCCGACTGGTCCCGGCTCTCCAGCCACTGGCGGCACCGGCTGGACGAGCGGATCCACATGATGGAACGGCTGCGGGATCAGCTCACCGGGTGCATCGGGTGCGGGTGCCTGTCGTTGCAACGCTGCAGCCTGATCAACCCACGCGACCGGCTGGCCAGCCGCGGAACCGGCCCCCAGATGATACTGAACCCACCGGCCGCGGACCCCTCCGCCGGCGAATGA
- a CDS encoding thiamine pyrophosphate-dependent enzyme, whose translation MTVTTLRRLTGDEKHAPSAYSTLDVLRVLYERVLRITPATADEPDRDRFLLSKGHGPAAYYAVLADRGFIPADWLDRMGRWHSRLGTHPDRVLIPGVEIGTGSLGHGLGLAVGTALGLRAQGYPESRTFVLLGDAELDEGSNHEAIAYAAAIRLPLTAIVVDNHSATHGWPGGIPARFPGWSVALVDAHDHDEIERGLLARTDRPHLVVADHA comes from the coding sequence ATGACCGTCACGACGTTGCGTCGCCTGACCGGTGACGAGAAGCACGCGCCCAGCGCGTACTCCACACTGGACGTTCTGCGGGTCCTCTACGAGCGGGTTCTCCGGATCACCCCGGCGACCGCCGACGAGCCGGACCGGGATCGTTTCCTGCTCTCCAAGGGCCACGGGCCGGCCGCGTACTACGCGGTGCTCGCCGACCGCGGCTTCATCCCGGCCGACTGGCTGGACCGGATGGGCCGGTGGCACAGCCGGCTCGGCACCCACCCGGACCGGGTCCTGATCCCCGGCGTCGAGATCGGCACCGGGTCGCTCGGGCACGGGCTCGGGCTGGCCGTCGGGACGGCGCTCGGGCTGCGCGCCCAGGGCTACCCGGAGAGCCGCACGTTCGTGCTGCTCGGCGACGCGGAGCTGGACGAGGGGTCGAACCACGAGGCGATCGCGTACGCCGCCGCGATCCGGCTCCCGTTGACCGCGATCGTGGTCGACAACCACTCCGCCACCCACGGCTGGCCGGGCGGGATCCCGGCCCGGTTCCCCGGGTGGTCCGTCGCGCTGGTGGACGCGCACGACCACGACGAGATCGAGCGGGGACTGCTGGCCCGGACCGACCGGCCGCATCTGGTGGTGGCCGACCATGCGTGA